A genome region from Microcoleus sp. bin38.metabat.b11b12b14.051 includes the following:
- a CDS encoding YHS domain-containing (seleno)protein, producing MKVKYITTIAIATILGLVTANVSYANLKTSTSLNSTTVSSKIAEANPCAGKNPCAGKANPCAGKNPCAGKENPCAGKANPCAGKNPCAGKANPCAGKANPCAGKSSTTTVHPKYYTEKGVALDGQDVVAYFTQGKLVMGVSQFKHNWGGTTWMFASAANRDMFAKSPEKYAPQYGGYCAQAASEGNLVVTQPDAWKIVDGKLYLNYDKKVQVEWIADIPGHIALANKNWPAILNNKELLR from the coding sequence ATGAAAGTCAAATACATTACCACGATCGCCATTGCCACCATTCTAGGTTTGGTAACAGCTAATGTTAGCTACGCCAACCTCAAAACTTCCACCAGCTTAAACTCTACAACCGTTTCATCGAAGATTGCAGAAGCCAATCCTTGTGCTGGTAAAAATCCTTGCGCTGGCAAAGCGAATCCTTGCGCTGGCAAAAATCCTTGTGCCGGAAAAGAAAATCCTTGTGCTGGAAAAGCCAATCCTTGTGCTGGTAAAAATCCTTGTGCCGGAAAAGCCAATCCTTGTGCCGGAAAAGCCAATCCTTGTGCTGGTAAAAGCAGCACAACAACTGTTCATCCTAAGTATTACACCGAAAAAGGTGTAGCTCTTGATGGTCAGGATGTCGTCGCTTATTTCACCCAAGGTAAATTAGTGATGGGAGTTAGCCAATTTAAACATAATTGGGGTGGCACAACTTGGATGTTTGCTAGTGCCGCCAACCGCGATATGTTTGCTAAAAGTCCTGAAAAATATGCTCCTCAATACGGTGGATATTGTGCTCAGGCTGCCAGTGAAGGCAATCTAGTTGTCACTCAGCCTGATGCCTGGAAAATTGTTGATGGGAAGCTTTATCTCAACTATGATAAGAAAGTACAGGTAGAGTGGATAGCTGATATTCCCGGACACATTGCTTTAGCAAACAAGAATTGGCCTGCTATTTTGAATAACAAAGAGTTGTTGCGTTAA
- the minC gene encoding septum site-determining protein MinC: MTPDASTAAAAAPQSTPEVSLELQVRLKTEDGKLLLLLPPETNTEPATGTASTWTELWQQLKVRLNAGERFWQPNAEVQLMGSDRLLDIRQLQEIADALSEVELQLKRVHTSRRQTAVAAATAGYSVEQQPPVSTLSQASAEKPQSLAEPLYLQMTVRSGVEIRHPGTIVLLGDVNPGGSVIAGGDILVWGRLRGVVHAGAGGNTKSVIMTLQMEPMVIRIAKYVARGPETSPAQFFPEVAYVTPQGIRIGRASDFDKSQLIGGNG; encoded by the coding sequence ATGACACCCGATGCCTCCACAGCCGCTGCTGCCGCCCCTCAATCAACGCCCGAAGTCAGCTTAGAGCTGCAAGTCCGACTCAAGACTGAAGACGGAAAGCTATTGTTGTTACTTCCCCCAGAAACCAATACCGAACCCGCAACTGGTACGGCATCGACTTGGACTGAACTTTGGCAACAGCTAAAAGTCAGGCTGAATGCTGGAGAACGCTTTTGGCAGCCGAATGCAGAAGTACAATTGATGGGGAGCGATCGACTTTTAGATATCCGCCAACTGCAAGAAATTGCCGATGCCCTCTCTGAAGTGGAACTGCAACTCAAACGAGTCCACACCAGCCGCCGCCAAACCGCTGTTGCCGCGGCTACGGCAGGCTATTCTGTAGAACAACAGCCTCCGGTTTCTACTCTGAGTCAAGCCTCCGCTGAAAAACCGCAATCGCTGGCGGAACCTTTATATTTGCAGATGACTGTGCGATCGGGCGTTGAAATTCGCCATCCAGGGACGATCGTACTTTTGGGAGATGTCAATCCCGGCGGCTCAGTCATCGCCGGAGGCGATATCCTAGTTTGGGGCCGTTTGCGGGGCGTCGTGCACGCAGGTGCCGGCGGCAACACCAAAAGCGTGATTATGACCTTGCAGATGGAACCGATGGTGATTAGGATTGCTAAGTACGTTGCCAGAGGCCCAGAAACCTCACCCGCTCAGTTTTTCCCGGAAGTCGCCTATGTGACGCCTCAGGGGATTCGGATCGGTAGAGCCTCTGATTTTGACAAATCGCAGTTAATCGGCGGTAATGGGTAA
- a CDS encoding NAD(P)H-quinone oxidoreductase subunit 4 has translation MIADQFPWLTAIVILPLLAALAIPFLPDTDGKTVRWYALGVGIADFVLMCWVFWTHYDPSISTFQIVEKYSWIPSLGLNWSVSVDGLSVPLVLLAGLVTTLSIFAAWEVDRKPRLFYFLMLVMYSAQIGVFVAQDIMLLFIVWELELIPVYLLISIWGGQNRRYAATKFLIYTAGASIFILIAALAMAFYGGGNITFDMVELGLKDYPLGLELLLYGGLFIAFGVKLAIFPFHTWLPDAHGEASSPVSMILAGVLLKMGGYGLIRLNLELLPKAHVYFAPIMAVLGVVNIIYGALNSFGQTNMKRRLANSSISHMGFVLLGIASFTDLGINGALLQMISHGLIASVLFFLAGVTYDRTHTMIMDEMGEIGKVMPKVFALFTAGAMASLALPGMSGFASELSVFVGVATSDMYGTSFRAVIVFLAAVGLILTPIYLLSMLRQLFYNCGTLAACDLEDLDLKNQRDNLDEAVCFGNSCVLPGDAKFIDAQPREVAIAFCFLIPIVGIGFYPNMAMQVYDAKTVAVNAEVRQSYTLIVQENPQIYAKGFLAPKIAQAPTAPALGKITGAQSASAFGIVK, from the coding sequence ATGATAGCGGATCAATTTCCTTGGCTGACCGCGATTGTCATCCTACCCCTCCTAGCTGCCCTCGCCATCCCTTTTCTGCCCGATACAGACGGCAAAACTGTGCGCTGGTATGCCCTGGGTGTAGGCATTGCAGACTTTGTATTAATGTGTTGGGTGTTTTGGACGCACTACGATCCGAGCATCTCCACTTTCCAAATCGTCGAGAAATATTCCTGGATACCTTCTTTAGGCCTCAACTGGTCTGTTTCGGTTGACGGGCTGTCGGTTCCGCTGGTGTTGTTGGCGGGATTGGTGACAACGCTATCGATTTTTGCTGCATGGGAAGTCGATCGCAAGCCGCGATTGTTCTACTTCCTGATGCTGGTGATGTACTCGGCACAAATCGGAGTATTTGTCGCCCAAGACATCATGCTGCTGTTCATTGTCTGGGAATTAGAACTAATTCCGGTGTACTTGCTAATCTCGATTTGGGGCGGGCAAAACCGTCGCTACGCAGCTACCAAATTCTTGATTTACACCGCCGGCGCTTCGATCTTTATTCTGATCGCTGCCTTAGCAATGGCATTCTACGGCGGAGGAAATATCACCTTCGACATGGTAGAACTCGGCTTGAAGGACTACCCGTTAGGTTTAGAACTCCTACTTTATGGGGGATTGTTCATTGCCTTCGGCGTCAAACTCGCGATTTTCCCCTTTCACACATGGCTGCCTGACGCCCACGGCGAAGCATCTTCTCCTGTGTCGATGATTCTGGCCGGTGTGTTGCTGAAAATGGGCGGCTACGGACTGATTCGCCTGAATTTAGAACTTCTTCCCAAAGCACACGTTTATTTTGCACCGATTATGGCGGTGCTCGGCGTAGTTAACATTATCTACGGCGCGCTGAATTCCTTCGGCCAAACGAACATGAAGCGCCGCTTGGCGAATTCGTCGATTTCTCACATGGGATTCGTGTTGTTGGGTATTGCTTCCTTCACGGATTTGGGAATCAACGGGGCGCTGCTGCAAATGATTTCCCACGGTTTGATCGCCTCAGTATTGTTTTTCCTGGCTGGCGTTACCTACGATCGCACCCATACCATGATCATGGACGAGATGGGCGAGATTGGGAAAGTTATGCCGAAAGTGTTTGCCTTATTTACAGCCGGCGCGATGGCTTCTTTGGCACTCCCTGGTATGAGTGGTTTTGCGAGCGAACTCTCCGTGTTTGTAGGTGTCGCAACTAGCGATATGTACGGCACTTCTTTCCGCGCAGTGATTGTGTTCCTGGCGGCAGTGGGACTGATTTTGACACCGATTTATTTGCTCTCGATGCTGCGGCAGTTATTTTACAACTGTGGAACATTGGCAGCTTGCGATCTCGAAGATCTAGATTTAAAGAATCAGCGAGATAATCTGGATGAAGCGGTTTGTTTCGGTAATAGTTGCGTTTTACCTGGTGACGCCAAGTTTATCGATGCTCAACCTCGCGAAGTGGCGATCGCATTTTGCTTTTTGATACCGATTGTCGGCATTGGTTTTTATCCGAACATGGCGATGCAAGTTTACGACGCCAAGACTGTGGCTGTTAACGCCGAAGTCCGCCAATCCTACACCCTCATCGTTCAAGAAAATCCTCAGATTTATGCCAAGGGATTTTTGGCTCCCAAAATTGCACAGGCTCCAACAGCGCCTGCTTTGGGCAAAATTACTGGAGCTCAATCTGCATCGGCTTTCGGGATTGTCAAGTAA
- a CDS encoding response regulator transcription factor: protein MSDRILVVEDDPKLAKFIESELTLEGYHVTVAPNGLDGLTLARTAEPDLLILDWMLPGVSGLDICLRLRSTGVQVPIIMLTAKDEVPDRVTGLNAGADDYVTKPFSMEELLARVKARLRRTQPNDLDQLEFEDLILNCLTREVYRGSQLIELTAKEFDLLEFLLRNPRQVITRDRILEKVWGYDFMGESNIIEVYIRALRIKLEASNSKRLLHTVRGVGYVLREQK, encoded by the coding sequence ATGAGCGATCGCATTCTCGTTGTTGAAGATGACCCTAAATTGGCAAAGTTCATCGAATCTGAACTTACTCTGGAAGGATATCACGTCACTGTCGCCCCCAATGGGTTGGATGGATTAACCCTCGCCCGCACGGCTGAACCGGATTTATTGATTTTAGATTGGATGCTTCCGGGCGTCTCTGGATTGGATATTTGTTTGAGATTGCGATCGACTGGCGTGCAAGTACCAATCATTATGTTAACAGCAAAGGATGAAGTACCCGATCGCGTAACCGGCTTAAATGCTGGCGCTGATGACTATGTGACGAAGCCTTTCAGTATGGAAGAACTTCTAGCGAGGGTGAAAGCACGCCTGCGCCGCACTCAACCAAATGACCTGGATCAGTTAGAATTTGAAGACCTAATCTTGAATTGTTTAACTCGTGAAGTTTATCGAGGTAGCCAACTAATTGAACTGACTGCTAAAGAGTTTGATTTGTTAGAATTTCTGCTGCGAAATCCCCGTCAAGTGATTACGCGCGATCGCATTTTAGAAAAAGTCTGGGGTTACGATTTTATGGGTGAGTCAAATATTATTGAAGTGTATATTCGGGCGTTGCGGATTAAGTTAGAAGCAAGTAATTCAAAACGCTTGTTGCATACGGTTCGGGGAGTTGGATATGTGTTGCGAGAGCAAAAATAA
- a CDS encoding cupin, whose translation MTGKNLFVANDGQHHVCEDSSQIEDLIHPYRLYRFLTDLEDVLDQISDDYLRLQAICPLVRKLLDSSPWMQIGLLEPDSETGWAVQTLYDEPFFPLTVQLVAWAPGTVSPIHNHASWGIVGLLGGQEKNTFWGRSPIPKFPDKIQTVGDILLAPGDVLCLMPDAIHHVEALGDEPTISFNLYGEADYARRFEFNHIKGTAENF comes from the coding sequence ATGACAGGAAAAAACTTGTTTGTAGCCAATGATGGACAGCACCATGTTTGTGAAGATAGCAGTCAAATTGAAGATTTGATTCATCCTTACCGACTTTATCGCTTTTTAACTGACTTGGAAGATGTCTTAGATCAAATTAGTGATGATTATTTACGACTCCAGGCAATTTGTCCCCTTGTCCGCAAGTTATTAGATAGTTCTCCCTGGATGCAAATTGGTCTCCTGGAACCCGATTCTGAGACAGGTTGGGCTGTACAAACACTATATGATGAGCCATTTTTTCCTTTGACGGTACAGTTGGTGGCTTGGGCTCCGGGTACAGTTTCTCCGATTCACAATCATGCTAGTTGGGGAATTGTGGGGCTACTGGGCGGACAGGAGAAAAATACTTTTTGGGGGCGATCGCCCATTCCGAAGTTTCCCGATAAAATTCAAACAGTGGGCGATATTTTGCTTGCACCTGGTGACGTTTTGTGCTTAATGCCCGATGCGATTCATCATGTCGAAGCACTCGGAGATGAACCAACTATTAGTTTTAATCTTTATGGTGAAGCAGATTATGCTCGACGCTTTGAGTTTAATCATATTAAAGGTACGGCGGAAAACTTTTAA
- a CDS encoding DUF58 domain-containing protein gives MNIGHKIAVWLENRAVTPAYAGWLLSGLTVFFFGSATNTMSGWLYALSGGSLALLGVAAFLPPKSLGSLELRRHPIAPVSAGDRITVELEIENRARSPKTLLQVLDILPFVLGEPIVRPIEVIEPESIYRFTYYLEVRQRGVYRWQEVHLRTAAPLGLFWCRRSRPVKAVAVVYPQVLPLSACPLIDRIGQEDSPQLYDRLRSQTATEGLTRNLRPYRHGDPTRLIHWRTSARYGELRVRELEVAAGGQEIIIGLDSAAFWQPEEFERAVTVAASLYFYASKRLLNVKLWTAGTGLVSGNRVVLETLAAVNAGEEAHESRSQLPIIWLTQNSASLSTLTQGSRWVLWPSAAAETGEKMLVKHDLPGLEIRSDRPLEVQLQDALERAINY, from the coding sequence ATGAACATCGGTCACAAAATTGCCGTCTGGCTTGAAAATCGCGCTGTTACTCCCGCCTACGCGGGTTGGCTGCTCTCGGGGCTGACGGTGTTCTTTTTTGGATCTGCTACCAATACCATGTCAGGGTGGCTTTACGCGCTCAGCGGTGGGAGTTTGGCACTGCTGGGAGTAGCGGCGTTTTTGCCACCAAAATCGCTCGGTTCCTTGGAACTTCGGCGCCACCCGATCGCACCGGTGAGTGCGGGCGATCGAATCACTGTGGAACTAGAAATCGAAAATCGCGCCCGATCGCCTAAAACTTTGTTGCAAGTCCTAGATATCTTGCCCTTTGTACTGGGAGAACCGATCGTCCGCCCGATCGAGGTCATCGAGCCTGAGAGTATATACAGATTTACATACTATCTAGAAGTCCGGCAGCGGGGCGTCTATCGCTGGCAAGAGGTGCACTTGAGAACGGCGGCGCCTTTAGGCTTGTTTTGGTGTCGCCGCAGCCGCCCGGTGAAAGCGGTGGCGGTTGTCTACCCGCAGGTTTTGCCGTTGAGTGCTTGTCCTTTGATCGATCGCATCGGTCAAGAAGACAGCCCGCAATTGTACGATCGCCTGCGATCGCAAACTGCTACCGAAGGTCTGACCCGGAATTTGAGACCTTACCGCCACGGAGACCCCACTCGCCTGATTCACTGGCGCACCAGCGCCCGCTACGGAGAACTGCGGGTGAGAGAGTTAGAAGTTGCCGCCGGCGGTCAAGAAATTATTATTGGTCTCGACAGCGCTGCTTTTTGGCAACCAGAGGAATTTGAACGAGCGGTGACAGTAGCTGCGTCTCTTTACTTCTATGCTAGCAAGCGCCTGTTAAACGTCAAACTTTGGACTGCCGGGACTGGACTCGTGTCAGGGAACCGGGTAGTTTTGGAAACTTTGGCGGCGGTTAATGCTGGGGAAGAGGCTCACGAAAGTCGATCGCAACTGCCGATAATTTGGCTGACTCAAAATTCTGCAAGTTTAAGCACTCTTACCCAAGGTAGTCGTTGGGTACTTTGGCCGAGCGCCGCTGCGGAAACAGGCGAAAAAATGTTAGTAAAACACGACTTACCTGGTTTAGAAATTCGCTCGGATAGACCTTTAGAAGTTCAGTTACAAGATGCTCTGGAAAGAGCGATTAATTATTAA
- a CDS encoding DUF4079 domain-containing protein, whose protein sequence is MEFKDFMALLHPVLAVAIVFPMLGVVLNMAWQTMQRRQQIASGDKSKIPPVVGAEHVKAGKILSGSVVGVTLLGLGYAIFEHILTKDVWSKNSFQVIFIVLMFVATIASLVMLYRSTPALWRGIFATLTGAGLVILGTQDGVYRRTDEWYWSHYYIGITAALLMVFSLAIIQDIYKDRSNRWRTAHVILNSIAVLLFLGQGMTGTRDLLEIPLSWQKPYIYSCDFANKTCPKP, encoded by the coding sequence ATGGAATTTAAAGATTTTATGGCTTTGCTGCATCCTGTTTTAGCTGTGGCGATCGTGTTTCCGATGCTGGGCGTGGTGCTGAATATGGCTTGGCAAACTATGCAGCGCCGCCAGCAAATTGCATCCGGGGATAAGAGCAAGATTCCCCCTGTAGTCGGCGCAGAACACGTCAAAGCCGGTAAAATTCTGTCAGGTTCTGTGGTAGGAGTGACGTTGTTGGGGCTAGGTTACGCGATTTTTGAGCATATTTTGACCAAGGATGTTTGGAGCAAAAACTCGTTTCAGGTCATTTTCATTGTGCTGATGTTTGTGGCAACTATTGCCTCTTTGGTCATGCTGTATCGATCGACACCTGCGTTATGGCGGGGCATATTTGCGACATTGACGGGTGCTGGCTTGGTGATTCTTGGCACTCAAGATGGCGTTTATCGGCGCACCGATGAATGGTATTGGTCTCACTACTATATTGGCATCACCGCTGCGCTGCTGATGGTTTTCTCCCTCGCCATCATTCAAGACATTTACAAAGATCGATCGAATCGGTGGCGCACGGCCCATGTCATCTTGAACTCGATCGCCGTGCTGCTGTTTCTGGGACAGGGAATGACTGGAACCAGGGATTTATTAGAAATTCCCCTGAGTTGGCAGAAACCCTACATATATAGTTGTGATTTCGCCAATAAGACTTGCCCCAAGCCGTGA
- the minD gene encoding septum site-determining protein MinD codes for MARIIVVTSGKGGVGKTTSTANLGMALAKRGRNVAVIDADFGLRNLDLLLGLENRIVYTALEVLAGECRLEQALVKDKRQPRLVLLPAAQTRMKDAISAEQMKQLVGMLGAKYDYILIDSPAGIEQGFQNAIAPAQEGVIVTTPEIAAVRDADRVIGLLEANNVKKIQLIVNRIRPAMVLANDMMSVQDVREILAIPLLGVVPDDERVIVSTNRGEPLVLSETTSLAGTAFDNIARRLEGEKVEFLDLTPRRETFFTRLRKFFNTKIM; via the coding sequence ATGGCTCGCATTATTGTTGTTACATCAGGGAAAGGCGGAGTCGGAAAAACCACATCGACAGCTAATCTCGGCATGGCTTTAGCTAAGCGGGGGCGCAACGTTGCCGTAATTGATGCCGATTTTGGCCTCAGAAATTTAGACTTGCTGCTGGGCTTAGAAAACCGCATTGTTTACACGGCATTAGAAGTTCTCGCCGGAGAGTGCCGCTTAGAGCAAGCTTTGGTGAAAGACAAGCGGCAGCCGCGCTTGGTACTGTTGCCGGCGGCCCAAACTCGCATGAAAGATGCCATCAGCGCCGAGCAAATGAAGCAGCTTGTGGGGATGTTGGGAGCAAAATATGACTATATTTTGATCGACTCTCCGGCTGGAATTGAGCAGGGTTTCCAAAATGCGATCGCCCCGGCGCAAGAAGGCGTTATTGTCACTACTCCAGAAATCGCTGCTGTCCGCGATGCCGATCGAGTCATCGGCCTGCTGGAAGCCAACAACGTCAAAAAAATTCAGCTCATTGTCAACCGGATCAGGCCCGCAATGGTGCTGGCAAATGATATGATGTCGGTGCAAGATGTGCGGGAAATCCTTGCCATTCCGCTGTTAGGCGTCGTTCCCGACGACGAGCGCGTCATTGTTTCCACCAACCGAGGCGAACCATTAGTATTGTCGGAAACGACCTCTTTAGCTGGAACTGCTTTCGACAATATTGCCCGCCGCTTAGAAGGCGAAAAAGTTGAATTTCTAGATCTAACTCCTCGTCGGGAAACGTTTTTCACTCGCCTCCGCAAGTTCTTCAATACTAAAATTATGTGA
- a CDS encoding HAMP domain-containing sensor histidine kinase, which produces MKHIRQVRATISHFMGKQISTSSLQFRLTRELMVLSILGLSSVAFWAGWQRSQNLVGAHKQTLEYIGTRFPEQVELYSEMGSLEIGLTRSVQKASTGGIMVWVKRNDGMLLVSSPDMDMQSSKIRNMISLTEVPTQPTFVQVGDRYLVICSRTLRIKNELVGTVYFSQDITDEQRELNDGIRSLIVVSIVVILVLMLAIASRIRHALNPLEQMSQIASTLSADNLQGAKLQLHQAPDEILGLAQTFNEMLFRLSGSWEQQRQFVGNVSHELRTPLTIVVGYLQSLLRRSTNLSDYQQQALETAVGETERTIRMLEDLLDLARADSGNLHFRLNPVILNTLVAEVAQMSEKVSNRKIILVSTDEDVVACADQDRLQQVLINLVDNAIKYSAPEQPVELVLEKKEQQVMIHVRDRGIGISLPHQNRIFERFYRVDESMTRSRDGTGLGLAIAKSLIEGMEGRITIRSKPGEGSIFTITLPVWNPQL; this is translated from the coding sequence ATGAAGCATATTCGCCAAGTTAGAGCCACTATCAGCCATTTCATGGGAAAGCAAATTTCCACCTCTTCGCTTCAGTTTCGCCTGACTCGGGAATTGATGGTACTCTCGATTTTAGGACTTAGTAGTGTGGCATTTTGGGCCGGCTGGCAAAGATCGCAAAATCTAGTCGGTGCCCACAAACAAACCCTGGAATATATTGGAACGCGCTTTCCCGAACAGGTTGAGCTTTATAGTGAAATGGGTTCTTTAGAAATTGGCTTAACCCGAAGCGTCCAGAAAGCATCTACAGGAGGAATCATGGTGTGGGTGAAGCGCAATGATGGGATGCTTTTGGTGAGTTCTCCTGATATGGATATGCAATCTTCTAAGATTAGGAATATGATCTCGTTGACGGAGGTGCCGACTCAGCCGACTTTTGTTCAGGTGGGCGATCGCTATTTGGTGATCTGTAGCAGAACTCTGAGGATCAAAAATGAGTTGGTGGGTACTGTATATTTCTCTCAAGATATCACTGATGAGCAACGTGAATTAAATGATGGGATTCGGAGTCTGATTGTTGTCAGTATTGTGGTAATCTTAGTGTTGATGTTGGCGATCGCCAGTCGCATTCGTCATGCTCTGAACCCTCTAGAACAGATGAGTCAGATAGCTAGCACTTTGTCTGCTGATAATTTGCAGGGAGCAAAACTCCAACTGCATCAGGCTCCTGATGAGATTTTAGGGCTAGCCCAAACTTTTAATGAGATGTTGTTTCGATTATCTGGTTCCTGGGAGCAACAACGGCAATTTGTCGGCAATGTTTCCCACGAATTACGCACTCCCCTAACAATTGTTGTTGGTTATTTACAAAGTTTGCTGCGCCGCAGCACCAATTTAAGTGATTATCAGCAGCAAGCACTGGAAACAGCGGTTGGTGAAACTGAACGGACGATTCGGATGTTAGAAGATTTGCTCGATTTAGCACGGGCTGATAGCGGGAATTTGCACTTTCGTTTGAATCCGGTGATTCTGAATACTCTGGTGGCTGAGGTGGCTCAGATGAGTGAAAAAGTTAGCAATCGTAAAATTATTTTGGTGTCAACAGATGAGGATGTTGTCGCCTGTGCGGATCAGGATCGTTTGCAACAAGTGTTAATTAATTTAGTTGATAATGCTATTAAGTATTCTGCTCCCGAACAACCTGTTGAGTTAGTCTTAGAAAAGAAGGAACAGCAGGTGATGATTCATGTGCGGGATCGCGGAATTGGGATTTCTCTCCCCCATCAAAACCGGATTTTTGAGCGGTTTTACCGGGTGGATGAGTCTATGACGCGCTCTAGAGACGGTACAGGGCTGGGATTGGCGATCGCCAAAAGCCTGATCGAAGGTATGGAAGGACGCATCACGATCCGCTCTAAACCGGGAGAAGGTAGTATTTTTACTATCACCTTACCCGTCTGGAATCCGCAGCTATGA
- a CDS encoding ADP-ribosylglycohydrolase family protein translates to MQQIERYRGSLIGLAVGDALGTTLEFCRPGTFEPISDMVGGGPFRLQPGQWTDDTSMALCLAESLIEKKDFDPVHQLETYVKWWRNGHLSSTGKCFDIGNTVQQALWLFQNTKKPYCGSTDSWAAGNGSIMRLAPVPLFYAKNPLEVIEISGSSSRTTHGAATCVDACRYFGTLIAAAVNGVSKEVLLSERYCAIAGYWAAHPLVAEIDEIAAGSFKRLQPPEIKGTGYVVKSLEAAIWAFYNSSSFAEGCLLAVNLGDDADTTGAVYGQLAGAFYGESAIPEKWRSQLTDLTLIASFAEQLLTVGLTHG, encoded by the coding sequence ATGCAGCAAATAGAACGTTATCGTGGCAGTTTGATCGGTTTAGCAGTTGGCGATGCTTTGGGAACAACTTTAGAGTTTTGTCGCCCCGGAACGTTTGAGCCGATTAGCGATATGGTTGGCGGCGGCCCGTTTCGCCTGCAACCGGGACAGTGGACTGATGATACTTCGATGGCGCTTTGTTTAGCTGAAAGTTTGATTGAGAAAAAAGATTTCGATCCAGTCCATCAATTAGAAACTTATGTGAAGTGGTGGCGAAACGGACATTTGAGCAGTACGGGGAAGTGTTTTGATATTGGCAATACGGTTCAACAAGCACTTTGGCTGTTTCAAAATACAAAAAAGCCTTACTGCGGTTCTACCGACTCTTGGGCTGCTGGAAATGGTTCGATTATGCGTTTGGCTCCCGTACCTTTGTTTTATGCTAAAAATCCTTTAGAAGTCATAGAAATATCTGGATCAAGTTCTCGCACAACTCACGGTGCTGCTACTTGCGTCGATGCTTGCCGCTATTTTGGTACTTTAATTGCGGCGGCTGTCAATGGAGTGAGTAAAGAAGTTTTGCTATCAGAAAGATATTGTGCGATCGCCGGATATTGGGCCGCGCACCCACTGGTAGCAGAAATTGATGAAATTGCGGCGGGTTCTTTTAAACGCCTACAACCTCCTGAAATTAAGGGTACGGGTTACGTAGTTAAGTCTTTGGAGGCTGCTATTTGGGCGTTTTATAACAGTTCGTCTTTTGCCGAAGGGTGTTTGTTGGCTGTAAATTTGGGCGACGATGCGGATACAACTGGTGCAGTTTACGGACAGTTGGCTGGAGCTTTTTATGGCGAATCTGCTATACCAGAAAAATGGCGATCGCAATTGACCGATTTGACTCTAATTGCATCTTTCGCCGAACAACTGTTAACTGTAGGACTTACGCACGGGTGA